In one Diabrotica virgifera virgifera chromosome 7, PGI_DIABVI_V3a genomic region, the following are encoded:
- the LOC114339413 gene encoding protein yellow codes for MIFREFLVLALVLIYVEAQNTCELIEWTGGHFDWPTDTTKSMYKSSGRYIPKNVIATRAQVYKDDVFVALPRYKPGVPLTLGKIGLKHKGCEAVIEPFPCWASQEEGDCNALQSVVDIYLDENNILWVLDTGVVNSLETPMRRSPPKVVAINILNGKKVKTLDLCGLVAQASRLQYLVVEYAPDGRPFVYVSDAATRSILVFDVAGNKGYRVVLPKLVSSCRRDVLYIALVHKPHCCNFLVITYLSGSRIFQIRTDYLRAGCAAGKIQDLGPKGGKIVILGTDLGSCIFFRFEGKPEIYRWEVCPYFKDYELVYKSPENYLATQAFPDVGRRRIRVLESNFPDYIQNTVGCGASQRVAIMISPIN; via the coding sequence ATGATCTTCAGGGAATTTCTGGTTCTGGCCTTGGTGCTCATCTATGTAGAAGCCCAAAATACATGCGAACTTATCGAATGGACTGGAGGCCACTTTGACTGGCCCACTGATACCACCAAATCGATGTACAAATCCTCGGGTAGGTATATTCCCAAAAACGTAATTGCCACCAGAGCTCAAGTGTACAAAGATGATGTATTCGTAGCACTGCCAAGATACAAACCAGGAGTCCCTCTAACTTTAGGAAAGATCGGATTAAAACATAAAGGTTGCGAAGCTGTTATTGAACCATTCCCTTGCTGGGCTTCACAAGAAGAAGGGGACTGTAATGCTTTGCAGTCTGTTGTTGATATCTACTTGGATGAAAACAACATTTTGTGGGTACTCGATACAGGTGTTGTTAACTCCTTGGAAACACCCATGCGTAGATCTCCTCCTAAAGTTGTTGCTATTAATATTCTCAACGGAAAGAAAGTTAAAACTTTGGACTTATGCGGATTGGTAGCCCAAGCTTCCAGATTGCAATATTTGGTCGTGGAGTACGCACCTGATGGCAGACCGTTCGTTTACGTTAGTGACGCAGCCACAAGATCAATCTTGGTCTTCGATGTAGCTGGAAACAAGGGATACAGAGTGGTTCTTCCAAAATTGGTATCTAGCTGTAGAAGAGATGTACTATATATTGCACTTGTCCACAAGCCACACTGCTGTAACTTCTTAGTCATCACTTATTTATCGGGATCAAGAATCTTCCAGATCCGGACCGACTACTTGAGAGCTGGTTGCGCAGCTGGAAAGATACAAGATCTCGGACCTAAAGGAGGAAAGATCGTAATTTTGGGAACAGATTTGGGATCTTGCATATTCTTCAGATTTGAGGGCAAACCTGAAATTTATAGATGGGAAGTTTGTCCGTACTTTAAAGATTATGAATTAGTCTACAAATCTCCTGAAAACTATCTTGCCACCCAGGCTTTCCCCGACGTAGGAAGAAGGAGAATTAGAGTATTAGAGAGCAATTTCCCAGATTATATTCAAAATACTGTTGGATGTGGTGCTTCTCAAAGAGTTGCTATTATGATTAGCCCCATAAACTAA